In Fusobacterium mortiferum ATCC 9817, a genomic segment contains:
- a CDS encoding helix-turn-helix domain-containing protein — translation MSSIGERIKKSRNDRGLSLRELATKVELSASFLSQIEQGKASPSIENLKKIATSLDVKVSYLIEDEEEKQNTELVRKDNRKYIESLDSNTKMALLTTSNIDKAMEPILYEIGPYGESGRSYYSHHGEEFIYIVEGKLDVYIDDVVHSLNEGDSLYFKSSQRHRFKNNTDKPTRAIWVVNPPTF, via the coding sequence ATGAGCAGTATAGGAGAAAGAATAAAAAAGAGTAGAAATGACAGAGGGTTATCTTTGAGAGAATTAGCAACTAAAGTTGAATTATCAGCAAGTTTTTTATCTCAAATAGAGCAAGGAAAGGCTTCTCCTTCTATTGAGAATTTAAAGAAAATTGCTACTTCATTAGATGTAAAAGTGAGTTATCTTATTGAAGATGAAGAGGAAAAACAAAATACTGAGCTAGTTAGAAAGGATAATAGAAAATATATCGAAAGTTTAGACTCTAATACAAAGATGGCTCTTCTAACAACATCAAATATTGATAAAGCTATGGAACCTATTTTATATGAGATAGGACCATATGGAGAGAGCGGAAGAAGTTATTATAGTCACCACGGAGAAGAGTTTATATATATAGTTGAGGGGAAGTTAGATGTATATATAGATGATGTAGTTCATAGCTTAAATGAGGGAGACAGCCTATATTTTAAATCGAGTCAAAGACATAGATTTAAAAATAATACAGATAAACCAACAAGAGCTATATGGGTTGTAAATCCTCCTACATTCTAG